TGGAGAATATCCTGAAGGAGTAGCTGTAATGCTGTTTTATGCTGTAGGTGAAGTATTTCAGTCTATGGCAGTCACCAGGGCAAAAGGAAACATAAAAGCCTTACTGGACCAGCGTCCCGATGAGGTGACCATCATGGAAAATAATCAGCCAAAAGCAATTAAAGCAAAAGAAGCGAAAGTAGGAGACGTTATTCAGCTGAAGCCTGGTGAAAAACTGGCGCTGGATGGTGAACTGATTTCAGATTCAGCGTCGTTCAATACGGCAGCGCTGACAGGGGAAAGTAAACCCGATACTAAAAATAAAGGTGAAGCAGTACTGGCAGGAATGATCAATATGAACAGTATTGCCCTTGTAAAGGTTACCACTGCCTATGAAGACAGCAAACTGAGCAAAATACTGGAACTGGTACAGAATGCTACAGCGCAGAAAGCCCCTACGGAACTGTTCATCAGAAAATTTGCCAAAGTGTATACACCAATTGTTGTAGCCCTGGCAATAGCAATCTGTTTACTGCCTTATTTCTTTGTCAGCGATTATCAGTTCAGGGATTGGCTGTACAGAGCATTGATCTTCCTTGTGATCTCTTGCCCTTGTGCCCTGGTCATCTCTATTCCGTTAGGGTATTTCGGTGGAATAGGCGCGGCAAGCCGTAATGGAATCCTGTTTAAGGGAAGTAATTTCCTGGACAGTATTGCAGAAATCCAGAATGTGGTAATGGATAAAACCGGAACCATGACGGAAGGAGTCTTCAAAGTTCAGGAAGTAAGCATCAGTCCTGAATTTAATAAAGATGAAATCCTTCAGCTGGTAAACGTTCTTGAAAGCAAAAGTACCCACCCGGTAGCTACAGCGATTCACAATTACGTAGGCGATATCAATTATACTGTTCCATTGGAAAACGTAGAAGAAATTGCAGGACATGGGCTGAAAGCAACAGTGAACGGTAAAGAACTTCTGGTGGGGAATTTTAAGCTGATGGATAAATTTAATATCCGCTATGACCTCAACCATGCCAATATTGTTTACACCCTTATTGCGATAGCCTATGACCGGAAATTTGCAGGGTATATCACCATTGCAGACAGCATAAAAGAAGATGCCAAAGCCACAGTAGACAATCTGCATAAAATGAATGTAAAAGCCACCATGCTGAGTGGAGATAAAAGTACAGTAGTGAAATATGTTGCCGATCAGCTTGGTATAGACAATGCATTCGGAGATTTGCTTCCGGAAGATAAAGTAAACAAAGTCAAAGAGATCAAAGCAAAAAATCAAACCGTGGCCTTCGTTGGGGACGGAGTGAATGATGCCCCTGTAGTAGCCTTGAGTGATGTAGGGATTGCCATGGGAGGTCTGGGAAGTGATGCTACCATTGAAACGGCAGATGTGGTGATTCAGGATGATAAACCGAGTAAGATTCCGATGGCAATTAATATCGGGAAACAGACGAAAAAAATCGTTTGGCAGAATATCATCTTAGCTTTTGCCGTAAAAGCTGTTGTGCTCATTCTCGGAGCAGGAGGTCTGGCCACGATGTGGGAAGCCGTATTTGCTGATGTAGGAGTGGCATTGCTCGCAATTTTAAATGCAGTGAGAATTCAGAGGATGAAATTTTAAAAGAATCATAAACACAAACTAAATTATATTCAATAAGAGCTTTGCTGATTTCAGCGAAGCTTTTTTTTAATACCATCTTATTTTTCTATGCCCCTATGTAGTTAATTTTTTAAACAACATAGACACATACTCTTACCAAATAAATGATTAATTTTTACTGGTGTTTGTTACGATTCTATTTCTCCCGCAGATCCGGCATATTACAAGATCCTTCATAAAAATCTGCGTAATCTGCAAAATCAGCGAGCAATAAAAGTATGCACTCTTAAATTTTATCGGAGGAAAAACCTTGTGTCTTCTCCCAATAATTAAAAAAAGCCCCACCACATCAGGCAAAGCTTTATGAACAAGATTAAATTTTATATAAAGAACTAAATTTTATTGGGATGATCAGCCATGTAAGATGACCTGAAGTGCAGAACCAAATTTCGGAATAATACCTTAATGATAACAGATACAGTTTGGCCAATTTTATAGGTAACAGTTGAAATGCATTGATGCATAGGATCAAATCGTGAAAGCCTGGAAATGATCAATGACATTCATCATAAATGAAGCATAAAACAATTTTGAAGTAGTATATTTGTAGCAGAGAACAAAATTGTTGAAGGCATTAATTTCCATATTCATCATTTTTACTGTTGCAATACGCCCCGTGTTGCCACTGGTAAATTATGCGGTGAACTATGACTATATCGTGAAAAATCTTTGTGAAAAGAGAGATATCCCACAGTCAACGTGTAAAGGAAAATGCTATGTGGAAAAAGAACTGGCCAAGACAGAAAAACAATCCAACAGTTCTCAAACCATAAAAATTGCAGGATTAGATGCCTTTATTTCTCATGACATATTTTCCTTTTCACATCAGTTGAATCTGGAACGGTCTGTAAACGATCCTTGTTCAGACCATATCAGTTCTCATTCTTCAGAATACTTTTCCAGGGTATTTCATCCTCCTTTAGTTTAATTTCAGCTTTAAACTAAATTTTTAGTTTTATTTTGAAAGCTTTTCAGACCTTATTGAAAAGTTATTGGGATAGTTTACGCCTAGGAGTAAAATTGCTATTTTCTAAGATGCGATAAGTCAATTTGGTGTATGAACTTCATCTCAGCTCCTGAAAGTTTTCGGAATATTTTAAAATAAACTGTTGTCTATGGTTTGATCTCCTTCGGAGTTTGAAGCCAGGATATCTATTTAACATTATTAATTAAAATTTAACATCAATATGAAATCTCCGGTTATACTGACTGCCCTGCTGTCAATAGTATTATTTTCATGTGCCAAAGAAATCCCTCAGGTAAAGCATAAGAGCAATATGAGCTCTACAAAAGAAAATATCACAAATGTACAGGTAGCAAATGAAGAAGATCCCATCTGCCATATGAAAACTGCAGAATTTCTGAAAGATACTGCGGTGTACAAAAATAAAACGTATGGTTTTTGCAGTGCTTACTGTAAAGATGAATTCAAACAAAATCCTGAAAAATATGCCCAAAAATAATAAGACGAATAACAAAAGAAAAGTAATTATGCCCATTGCGGTGATTGCTTTGCTTTTTCTGGGAATAGGCATAGGAATGAGCTACTTCAAAAAGAACCTGTATACGGTGATGAAGGTTCCGGATTTTGAACTTACGGATCAGAATAATAAGAAAATTACCAATAAAGATATGCTGGGAAAAGTATATCTCGTGGAATTTTTCTTCAGTAAATGTCCTACCATCTGCCCTGTGATGAATACCAATATGAAGGCTATACAAAGCCAGATCAATGATCCCAATTTCGGAATTATCTCCATCAGCATAGATCCGGAAAATGACACTCCTGAAGCCCTGAAAGAACATGCTCAGAAGATAGGGGCAAAATCTCCTGACTGGCATTTTTTAACAGGTGACAGAGGATATATCGGAAAACTTGCAGATCAGTTTAATATCTACGTAGGAGATAAGGAAGACGAAGCGGAAAGTCTGAACCACAGCGGTATGATTGCTTTGGTAGATCAGGAAGGAAACATCCGCTGTAGATACAATAAAGATAATATGCCGATCCTGTATTATTCAGGGCTGAATTATGATGATCCGGAAGGCAAAACTCCCCGCCTGAATGGGAAATATCATCCGGACAGGGAAATTCTGATTGAAGATATTAAGAAATTATTGAAATAGTGAAGAGGGGAGCGCAGCAGGAAGAACATCCAGCCCATAAAGCTCTGATGATTTTTGATGTAAAGGTAAATAGAGGTTGAAGCAGTTATACATTGAAATAAATCACTCTCATCTTTCAGCCTAATAGAAAACATTGTTCAACCATAAACAAAAAAGTTATGAAGATTATGAAAATAGCTGCCTTAAGCGCAGTTTTCGCGGCCCAGTTTGCATTGGCTCAGTTTAAGCAGACACCTCTGCCATATGCTTATAATGCTTTGGAAGGGAATATTGATGCCCAAACGATGGAAATTCATTATTCAAAACATGCGGCAGCGTATGTAGCCAACCTGAATAAAGCCATTGCAGGAACTCCACAGGAAAAAGAAACATTGTTTCAGATTCTTTCAAATGTTTCAAAACTGCCGCCTGCAGTGAGAAATAATGCAGGAGGACATTACAACCACGAGTTGTTCTGGACTGTTCTTACTCCCCAGAAAAATACACAGCCTTCCGCAAAATTAGCAAAAGCGATCACTGAAACTTTCGGAAGCATGGATGCTTTTAAAGAAAAGATGGCTAAAGCCGGAGCAGACCGTTTCGGATCAGGATGGGCATGGCTTTCTGTGGATAAAAACGGAAAACTATTCATTTCTTCTACTCCCAATCAGGACAATCCTTTGATGGATGTAGTGGAAGAAAAAGGAACCCCTATCTTCGGAATTGATGTCTGGGAACATGCTTATTATTTAAAATATCAGAATAAAAGAGCAGACTATCTTACCGCTATCTGGAACGTCACCAACTGGAAAGAGATCAGCAGAAGATACGATGAAGCTGTAAGTAAAAAATAAGCTGGTGAAATTTCTTTACGGCATACTCTTTACCTTTTATATGGTGTTCAGACCTCTGATACCGCTGGTGGAGTATGCCGTAAATTATGATTACATTGTCAACACGCTGTGTGTGAATAAAAGCAAGCCTGAGATTCACTGCAACGGAAAATGTTACCTCAGCAAACAGCTGGCAAAGACCGGCGATTCGGAATCTTCACCTTTACAAAAATCAAAGAATTCAGGGCAGAAAATCCTTGATATCTACATTCTTCCTGAAATTACAGAAATTTCTGCTTCTGAGAAATTTCCATTTTTCAATTTTCATTTTATTTATGAAACAGCTTATTCTTTTCTGTTTCTGAAACATATTTTCAAGCCACCGGTTTTTTAAGTTACTTATATCATTATTCAATCACAAAAGGGTCAACGCATTTTCTTAGTACATCAACAGTTTAAGATGATGCCTTAGACTGGGCACGGGCATATATTAAATTCAAAGATTTAAAACTTAAGTGCCTTCTTATACATACAGCATTTCACTTAAATAAACTTAAGTGTTAAAACTTATGTGCCTTTGGTGGTTAAAAAACAACGCTGTTACAGCAATTCAAAATCAATTCAACTTAAAAAATCAACAATGAAAATTTATAAATTTTTATCACTATTCTTTATTGCCTTTACTTTGTTCACCGTATCATCCTGTGATAGCAGCAGGGATGATGAAAATCCGCAGGATACCACGCCGGGAAATATTCAGATCAAATTTGAAAACGGGTTTAATAATCTGGGAAATATCGTTTTAAACCAGACGGTACAGACTTCCTCAAAGGGACAAAAGCATAATTTCTCTTCCTTAAAATATGTCGTAAGTAATATCACCCTGATCGATGAAGGCGGAAATGAGTTCAGATACAATGAAAACAATCCTGATAAAGGAGCTTTTATCATAGACCAGGCAGATGCGGTTGCCGGAGTGGTGTATCTGAATTTAGACGGAATTCCGAAAAATAATTATAAGAAGATCAGATTCGGATTGGGAGTCAGCCAGAAAGCGTATCTGCTGGGCCAGGACGGACAGGCAGAATTCTGGACCAAAGCCAAGCAGAAAGGAATGTCATGGTCATGGGCTGCAGGGTATGTGTTTGTAAAACTTGAAGGAAAATACGGTGCGGATTCAGCAGCTAAGGAATTTATGAATCATACGGGAAACATGGGAAATACAGCAGCCAATAATACCCCGGATCTATACCGTGAGATTACGTTGAACCTCCCGGTTACCGCAAGAGTTACCGGAAAGATCAGGCCTTCCATTCATATCCTGGCAGATCTGAATCAGTTTTTAAGTGGTGATAAAGCTCTTACCCTTACATCAGCCAATGATATGATGATGGGGTCCAGCCAGCATCTTGTAGATGTCACCAATAACCTTACCAAGATGTTTAAAGTAGATCACGTTCACAATGATTAATTTTTCAATTAAAATGATGCTGGCTGTGCTCATGATACTTTTAGGCTGTATTTCCTGTTCTGATGAGGTTATACAGCCGCTGGAGAAAGATGAGGCTTACCATTTGCAGTTTCCCGCTTACTTTCCGGAAATGTCTTTTGATCAGTCTTCAAACCCGGTCACCAGAAACGGGGTAGAGCTGGGAAGAAAATTATTCTATGAAGGAAGGCTTTCCAGAAACAACACCATCTCATGCGGGTTTTGTCATATCCAGGAAAATGCTTTTACCCATCATGGTCATACGGTAAGCCACGGTGTGGATGACAGGATCGGGATCAGGAATGCACCCCCTATACAGAATATGGCTTTTTTGAAAAAATATATGTGGGACGGGGTGATCCATGATCTGAATCAACAGGCAATCAGCCCTATTACAGACGTAAATGAAATGGACAGCTCTATACCTGAAGCCATCTCAAAGCTCAAAAATGATCAGAAATATAAAAAACTTTTCAGGGAAGCTTATGGAGATGAAACCATTACAGGAGAAAGGATTTTAAAGGCACTTTCACAGTTTATGGCCACACTGGTTTCAGCAGATTCAAAATATGACCGGTTCAGGCAGGGGCGGGAGCAGTTTACCCCGGAAGAATCCCAGGGCATGGCATTGTTTAATCAGAAATGCGCATCCTGTCATAGTGGAGAGCTTTTTACAGATGAAAGCTTCAGAAATACGGGAATGTATTACAATACTGAGTTTAAAGATGCGGGCCGCTACCGGGTCACCCTTGATCAGGCTGACTGGATGAAGTTCCGGGTTCCAAGCCTGAGGAATATAGAATATACCAAACCTTATATGCATGACGGAAGATTTTATACCCTGGAAGCAGTCCTCAATTTCTATTCGGATCATGTGGAAGATAATCCAAACCTTGATCCGCAGCTGAGACAAAACGGACGTACGGGAATTGCAATGAACAGCCAGGAAAAACAGCTGATCATAGCTTTCCTGAAAACACTGTCCGATAAAAGCTTTATATCCAATCCAAAATTTGCAGAATAAATGAGAGAAAACATGAAGAAGATAATATTGATAATATGCCTGGTCTTATTTAACCTGAATAAGGCCAATACCGTAAGAGACAGTATTTATATTACTCCTGAAAGCTATAGCAGGATCAGTTTTTATGATGATTGTGATGCCTGTGGTTGTGCTGCAGGAAACGGGTCATCCGGTTTTGAATCTTTACTGAACCCACAATTTATAGGAGTCAAATATTTTGCACAGCATTATAAGGCCAAAGAGAATTTATTTGTCAAAGACCTCACTCAGGATCAGTATTTCAATACACTGCAGATCTGGGGTAAAATTCCGGTGACGGAAAAACTGAGTGTATATGCCAGTCTGCCATTTCATTTTCACGAAAAAAAGACCACGCAGGGCGATATCAGAATCAATGGAATCGGTGACCTGAATCTGATGGGAATTTACAGGCTGGTGAAGTCAGGGGATAATTTCCATCAACTGAGCGGAGGCCTCGGCGTGAAAGTGCCTCTGGGTAAATTTGATGAAAAAGGAATATCAGGCGTCAACCCGAGCTTTCAGTTGGGAACAGGCAGCTGGGATTATCAGGCAGCTTTGAACTATAAATTTCAAAAAAATAAAATAGCCGTATTGATCAATACCGATTACACCATTAAAACTGAAAACAAAAAACATTACCGCTTCGGAAACCAATGGAATTATGCAGCCACCGGTTTCTATCAGCTCTCAGGAAATGAAAAAACCATATTTTCTGCTAAAACCGGGCTTCAGGGGGAAGTGTATGCACAGAATAAACAGTTTGGGGAAGGCTTGCCCAATACTGCAGGAAGTGCATTATATGGAAAACTGGGATTTGAAGCCTCTTATAAAAGGTTCAGCCTGGGAAGTGAAGTGATGCTCCCGTTATATACCCATCTTGCCGGAGGAGACATTGAGGCAAAATCAAGGTTCAGCGTGTTCCTGAATATTGGAATATAACGGATCTTGTAAAAAACATTTTTCCTGTCATGAATGAAAGAGTAAAGAATCTGAACATTGATGACTGATACAAAAGGCTGTTTCATTATTGGGGCAGCCTTCTTTCTGATTGGGGCATAAAGTTAAATATAATGACCGGTGCAGACAGTGATTTTCATCGTTTTATTTCTTTATTAAAACCGTTTTTTACAGCCTTCTGATATATAATATTGTAAATCATTTTGTTGATAACAGGATATAGCAATAATTTTCTATCTTTGCCGGAGTTTGGTGAGCCGTAAAAAGCTCTTAAAAGGGAATCCGGTGAAAATCCGGGACAGACCCGCTGCTGTAAGCTCCGCACCAAAGTTTTTGAAGAATATATCCACTGTTTTTTAATGGGAAGGATTTCAAAAATGGAGTAAGTCAGAAGACCTGCCAGAAAAATTAAACGTTTGACGCTTTCGTGGAATAAAGCTTAGGACACCAATGATTCTGTGCAGTGACTGCTGTGCTTTGTCGTTGCGTTCTTATATCCATTAGCGTCATCATTATCCCTGAATGAGCTAATGGTGGCAAAACTGATTACATCTCAATTTCATAAAATTGTTTTCACCGCTTCGGTGTTAACCTCTCACTTTTTGTTTTCCCAAACAAAGAAAAAAGACACTCTGGATGCAGAGACCATTAAGGTTATCAGTCTCTACAAAAAGAATTTTAAAGAAATTATTCCTGCTCAAATCCTACAGGGAGAAGAACTTGAAAGGCTTAACAGTCATTCTGTAGCGGATGCGCTGCGGTATTTTTCAGGAGTCCAGATCAAAGACTATGGAGGTATCGGAGGCTTAAAAACCATCAACATCCGCAGCATGGGAAGCCAGCATGTGGGCGTATTCTATGATGGGATCCAACTGGGGAATGCACAAAATGGCCTTGTTGACCTGGGAAGGTATTCGTTGGATGACCTGGAAGAAATATCGCTGTACAACGGGCAGAAAAGTGAAATTTTTCAACCCGCAAAAGATTTCGGTTCATCAGGATCAATCTATCTGCAGCCTAAAACACCTGTATTCAAAGGAAACAGGAAAACAAATCTGGTCATAAGGGCAAAAAGTGCTTCCATAGATCTTTTCAACCCTTCATTCCGCCTGGAACAGAAAATCTCAGACAGGATTTCCTCAAGTTTCAGCGGAGAATTTATGCAAAGTGACGGAATTTACAGATTCCGTTACGCCAAAAAATACCCTGACGGGCAGCAGGCTTATGATACAATTGCCAGGAGACAGGATTCGGATATTAAAGCCAAACGTTTTGAAACTTCTGTCAATGGAATATTCAATAACGGAAGCTGGAATGTAAGAGGGTACGGGTATATTTCAGACCGTGGAATGCCTGCACCTATTGTTAATGGGCGCTTTGGAGGCCGGGGAGCAAGACTTTCGGATGAAAATTATTTCGTACAGGCCCATCTGAGAAAAAAGCTGTTCCCAAAATTTGAAACCCAGCTGAAAGCAAAATTTGCCTACGATTATACCCATTTCATGGATACCGTTCGTTCGCAATCTATCATTTATACGGATAATGTCTATATTCAAAGGGAAGTATATCTTTCTTCTTCCAATATCTATTCTATCACTCCGAATTGGGATGTCAGTCTGAACGGAGATTTCCAGTACAATAATCTGGATGCCAATCTGGACAATTTCTCTTATCCTACCCGTTATACAACATTAGTAGCCTTGGCAACCACATACCAGTGGAACAGGTTTAAAATTCTGGGAAGCCTTTTGGGAACATTCACTTTTGAAGAAGTAGAAAAGAACAAAAGACCCGGAGACAGAAGAGAATGGACGCCTGCTGTATTTATGAGCTATCAGCCTGAGATTATTCCTGAGCTTACCCTTAGGGCTTTTTATAAAAAGATTTTCAGACTGCCAACCTTCAATGATCTTTATTATACCAATATCGGAAATACGTACCTGAGACCGGAATTTACCAGTCAGTATGATGTAGGGTTTACCTATAGAAAGAACTATAACATCAACAGTTTCTTCAAATTCTTTTATGCTAAAGTTGACGGCTACTACAATAAAGTACAGGATAAAATTGTAGCGGCTCCCAATGGAAGTATGTTCCGCTGGCTGATGATGAATCTTGGGCTGGTGGAGATCATGGGAGCAGATGTGAACGTCCAGACTGAAATGCAGCTTGGAAAAGTAAGATTGAGACCGTTACTTTCCTACACGTATCAAAGTGCGAGAGATATGAGCGATCCGGAAGATACGTTCTACCGTAATCAGATTCCTTATACGCCATGGCATAACGGATCATTCAGCCTTATGGCAGACTATAAAGACTGGAGTTTCAATTACAGTGCCATCTATGTGGGGAAACGGTATGATGTGAACCAGGATAATATTCAGTACAATTATGTGCAGCCCTGGTATACCCATGATCTGTCTGTTCAGAAGAAATTCAACTGGGCAAATCATCAGTTTAAAGTGAGCCTGGAGATGAATAATATCTTCAATCAATACTATGATGTAGTGATCAACTATCCGATGCCCGGAAGAAATTTTAAACTTATTCTAAACTTCACCCTATGAGAAAACTAAACTTTTATTTTTTATTTCTTGTATTGGCTTTTCTTACTTCATGCCGTACCGATGATATCATCGTACGTCAGGAAGTGGTAGAAGGATTACCTTCAGAAAATACCGCAATAAAAGGATTCTACATGTTGAATGAAGGGAATATGGGAAGTAATAAATGTACCCTTGACTTTTTCGATTATACCAAAGGAACCTATTACAGGAATATCTATGCGGAAATCAACCCGAATGTAGTGAAAGAGCTGGGGGATGTAGGAAATGATATCAAAGTCTACGGCAGCAAACTGTATATTGTCGTCAATGTTTCCAACAAAATTGAAGTACTGGATGCCAGAACGGCTAAACGAATTACTTCCATTCCGTTGCAGAACTGCAGGTATTTAGCCTTCAAAGACGGAAAAGCCTATGCCAGCAGCTATGCAGGACCTGTAGCGATCAATCCCAAAGCCCCTAAGGGAAAAGTAGTGGAAATTGATACCGCTTCTCTTGCTATTCAGCGTGAAGTTGTCGTAGGATATCAGCCCGAAGATATGGAAATCGTAGGGAATCAATTATTTGTTGCCAATTCCGGAGGCTATAAAGCTCCCGATTATGATAATACCATTTCTGTAATAGATTTAAACAGTTTTACGGAAATCCGGAAAATAGATGTTGCCATCAATCTTCATCACATTAAGAAAGACAATTATGGGGATCTGTATGTGAGTTCAAGAGGAGATTATTATACAGTTCCTTCCAGTTTATATCTGGTAGACGCCGCAACAGGAATGGTGAAAAAGGACTTCCATCTCGCAGTAAGCGAAATGACGATTGTGAATGATAAACTTTATTTCTACGGAAATGAATTCAATTACAATACCCACAGCTATAAAAAAACCTTCGGGATCATAGACGTGAAAACCGAAGAGATTATTGCCAACCACATTTTTGATCAGGAATACGAGAATGCGATTAAAACACCTTACGGAATCGCAGTTAACCCAATCACAGAAGATATCTATATAACGGATGCCAGAAATTACGTATCCATGGGTTTTGTGTATTGCTTTGATAAAAACGGGCATTTCAGATGGAAGACAGAAGGAGGGAATATTCCTGCCCACTTCGCTTTTTTATACAAATAATCAAATTTTAAGAAATGAGAAGAAATACCTTTACTTATTTAAAAATCGGGGTTTTATCATGCCTTCTTGCAGGAGTGACAGCCTGTAAGCATAATGATGAGGACGAGTTTACATTTAGCGGACTCGATGATTCCTATTCTATTGAGCGGTTAAAAGTTCTGACCATTCCTACCAATGCTTCAGGATCCGTTACATGGAGCATCAATGATTCTGTTATCTCCCAGAGTTCAGCGCTTGAGTTTATCAGCCCGAAGGCAAATGCCTATCCTCTGACTTTAAAAATCAATAATAAAGGAAACGAACAGGTTTACCATTCTAAAATAGTCGTTACCAAAGAAAAAGTACCTTACAGTAAATATATTGCCAAAGTATTGGATTTTCGGCCTGCTGTAGGACAGTTTATGAATGAAATCCCCGAATATACTCCCGGGAATACTGCTGCCAATATGCTTCAGAAAGCGAACGAATCTCTGGTGGGAGGGAACTCTACCATGATCAGTCTGGGAGGCTATGGCGGATACGTTGTTTTCGGTTTTGATCATACTGTTCCGAATCTTAATGGAAGAGACTTTAAGGTTCTTGGCAATGCATTCTTTGGAAATGATGCCAGTGAGCCGCGTTCAGGATCCTGTGAACCGGGAATCATTATGGTGGCCTACGACAGAAACAAAAACGGTAAACCCGATAATGATGAATGGTACGAAATTGCCGGTAGTGAATATTTCAAAAACACAACCGTAAAAAATTACAGCATTACCTATTATAAGCCCGATGAAAACAAACCTCCGGTCCCCGGAAGCGAATTCTGGCAGACCGATGTGGAATATATCAAATGGACCGATAACCTCGGGAATAAGGGCTTTAAAACAAAAAATACATTTCACGCACAGAGCTATTATCCTTTATGGTTCGCAGATCCTTCTTACAGCTTTTCGGGGACCAGGCTGGCCAACAATTTTTATGATCAGAACGGTGACGGA
This portion of the Chryseobacterium arthrosphaerae genome encodes:
- a CDS encoding heavy metal translocating P-type ATPase, with protein sequence MSIATIGAFAIGEYPEGVAVMLFYAVGEVFQSMAVTRAKGNIKALLDQRPDEVTIMENNQPKAIKAKEAKVGDVIQLKPGEKLALDGELISDSASFNTAALTGESKPDTKNKGEAVLAGMINMNSIALVKVTTAYEDSKLSKILELVQNATAQKAPTELFIRKFAKVYTPIVVALAIAICLLPYFFVSDYQFRDWLYRALIFLVISCPCALVISIPLGYFGGIGAASRNGILFKGSNFLDSIAEIQNVVMDKTGTMTEGVFKVQEVSISPEFNKDEILQLVNVLESKSTHPVATAIHNYVGDINYTVPLENVEEIAGHGLKATVNGKELLVGNFKLMDKFNIRYDLNHANIVYTLIAIAYDRKFAGYITIADSIKEDAKATVDNLHKMNVKATMLSGDKSTVVKYVADQLGIDNAFGDLLPEDKVNKVKEIKAKNQTVAFVGDGVNDAPVVALSDVGIAMGGLGSDATIETADVVIQDDKPSKIPMAINIGKQTKKIVWQNIILAFAVKAVVLILGAGGLATMWEAVFADVGVALLAILNAVRIQRMKF
- a CDS encoding YHS domain-containing protein: MKSPVILTALLSIVLFSCAKEIPQVKHKSNMSSTKENITNVQVANEEDPICHMKTAEFLKDTAVYKNKTYGFCSAYCKDEFKQNPEKYAQK
- a CDS encoding SCO family protein, producing the protein MPKNNKTNNKRKVIMPIAVIALLFLGIGIGMSYFKKNLYTVMKVPDFELTDQNNKKITNKDMLGKVYLVEFFFSKCPTICPVMNTNMKAIQSQINDPNFGIISISIDPENDTPEALKEHAQKIGAKSPDWHFLTGDRGYIGKLADQFNIYVGDKEDEAESLNHSGMIALVDQEGNIRCRYNKDNMPILYYSGLNYDDPEGKTPRLNGKYHPDREILIEDIKKLLK
- a CDS encoding superoxide dismutase yields the protein MKIMKIAALSAVFAAQFALAQFKQTPLPYAYNALEGNIDAQTMEIHYSKHAAAYVANLNKAIAGTPQEKETLFQILSNVSKLPPAVRNNAGGHYNHELFWTVLTPQKNTQPSAKLAKAITETFGSMDAFKEKMAKAGADRFGSGWAWLSVDKNGKLFISSTPNQDNPLMDVVEEKGTPIFGIDVWEHAYYLKYQNKRADYLTAIWNVTNWKEISRRYDEAVSKK
- a CDS encoding MbnP family protein; translated protein: MKIYKFLSLFFIAFTLFTVSSCDSSRDDENPQDTTPGNIQIKFENGFNNLGNIVLNQTVQTSSKGQKHNFSSLKYVVSNITLIDEGGNEFRYNENNPDKGAFIIDQADAVAGVVYLNLDGIPKNNYKKIRFGLGVSQKAYLLGQDGQAEFWTKAKQKGMSWSWAAGYVFVKLEGKYGADSAAKEFMNHTGNMGNTAANNTPDLYREITLNLPVTARVTGKIRPSIHILADLNQFLSGDKALTLTSANDMMMGSSQHLVDVTNNLTKMFKVDHVHND
- a CDS encoding cytochrome-c peroxidase, with product MINFSIKMMLAVLMILLGCISCSDEVIQPLEKDEAYHLQFPAYFPEMSFDQSSNPVTRNGVELGRKLFYEGRLSRNNTISCGFCHIQENAFTHHGHTVSHGVDDRIGIRNAPPIQNMAFLKKYMWDGVIHDLNQQAISPITDVNEMDSSIPEAISKLKNDQKYKKLFREAYGDETITGERILKALSQFMATLVSADSKYDRFRQGREQFTPEESQGMALFNQKCASCHSGELFTDESFRNTGMYYNTEFKDAGRYRVTLDQADWMKFRVPSLRNIEYTKPYMHDGRFYTLEAVLNFYSDHVEDNPNLDPQLRQNGRTGIAMNSQEKQLIIAFLKTLSDKSFISNPKFAE
- a CDS encoding transporter is translated as MKKIILIICLVLFNLNKANTVRDSIYITPESYSRISFYDDCDACGCAAGNGSSGFESLLNPQFIGVKYFAQHYKAKENLFVKDLTQDQYFNTLQIWGKIPVTEKLSVYASLPFHFHEKKTTQGDIRINGIGDLNLMGIYRLVKSGDNFHQLSGGLGVKVPLGKFDEKGISGVNPSFQLGTGSWDYQAALNYKFQKNKIAVLINTDYTIKTENKKHYRFGNQWNYAATGFYQLSGNEKTIFSAKTGLQGEVYAQNKQFGEGLPNTAGSALYGKLGFEASYKRFSLGSEVMLPLYTHLAGGDIEAKSRFSVFLNIGI
- a CDS encoding TonB-dependent receptor plug domain-containing protein; the encoded protein is MFSQTKKKDTLDAETIKVISLYKKNFKEIIPAQILQGEELERLNSHSVADALRYFSGVQIKDYGGIGGLKTINIRSMGSQHVGVFYDGIQLGNAQNGLVDLGRYSLDDLEEISLYNGQKSEIFQPAKDFGSSGSIYLQPKTPVFKGNRKTNLVIRAKSASIDLFNPSFRLEQKISDRISSSFSGEFMQSDGIYRFRYAKKYPDGQQAYDTIARRQDSDIKAKRFETSVNGIFNNGSWNVRGYGYISDRGMPAPIVNGRFGGRGARLSDENYFVQAHLRKKLFPKFETQLKAKFAYDYTHFMDTVRSQSIIYTDNVYIQREVYLSSSNIYSITPNWDVSLNGDFQYNNLDANLDNFSYPTRYTTLVALATTYQWNRFKILGSLLGTFTFEEVEKNKRPGDRREWTPAVFMSYQPEIIPELTLRAFYKKIFRLPTFNDLYYTNIGNTYLRPEFTSQYDVGFTYRKNYNINSFFKFFYAKVDGYYNKVQDKIVAAPNGSMFRWLMMNLGLVEIMGADVNVQTEMQLGKVRLRPLLSYTYQSARDMSDPEDTFYRNQIPYTPWHNGSFSLMADYKDWSFNYSAIYVGKRYDVNQDNIQYNYVQPWYTHDLSVQKKFNWANHQFKVSLEMNNIFNQYYDVVINYPMPGRNFKLILNFTL